Proteins encoded together in one Coffea arabica cultivar ET-39 chromosome 2c, Coffea Arabica ET-39 HiFi, whole genome shotgun sequence window:
- the LOC140003688 gene encoding zinc finger CCCH domain-containing protein 19-like, protein MKSKSKKAPKKEDTAEDWCFVCKDGGNLFLCDHKQCPKAYHSHCVEKNESFMTSEECWNCNWHSCFMCGRKAHFHCYCCPNALCRFCISAAEFCRVRGMNGFCNSCLKLAILIEENMDVDSDGEKVDFKDRETYEGLFMEYYKIVQEKERFKIDDIRAATDRKKTGNSDSDEFGNDEVVSEYEKEEDLKQHLSKKAFKGKLSWKHKNARSKIMQFTGWGSTSLIQFLQSIGKDTTEKLSERTVEAIIHRYIAEHKLFQPEKKRKIICDENLRSIFGRKFVNKNRIYELLEAHYSDNLEDSEEDEWEEEEMYFAVYKDKDASVACGTRRELKKKRESQKHDTELEKEKESEKHGTLLTAPQSHFASITAENIKLVYLRKSLVIELLKQPKSFKDKVTGSIIRVKSDPDDYRWTKNSHQLVQVTGIKETPTGENNNDMILCGSNMPLGIQISMLSDGDFSQEECNDLRQKVKDGLVQKLSVVELQEKARSLHEDIANHEISRELKILDGRIIQAIEKGRRQELFEHMERRNQLQTPSERLRLLEYHHAVIPEELEPVIEEIGHDQKGAEMSHESTFSINLNWKWGGNCTSRENKFHGPLSCQYEKQNLPEVSLSVSPNQSASKEKDNKMMASALEVSPEPSLACEDQCNMMLQADAELCSSSVEVTKQNLPEENNKAFEVSPGLSLASEDQRNGMLQTDAELCILTVEVTKQNLPGENNKAFEVSPGLSLASEDQCNGMLQTDAELCISTVEVTKQNLPEVSLSISPNQSAPKEENNKALEVSPEPSLASEDQCNVVLQTDAELCSSPVEVAMQNLPRASLSISPRQPASKEKNNKTVASAHEVSPRPSDTCEDGQNAMLQVETDAELDGSAVEVTKQNQGMDAEGATSKKTVIVVSSDDESTWSYEPRKQHLEDPYSREWLILGPNGERNEEKYSLSLLKRWSDASSYALKYKAWKENGSEELAIPLADAIKKAFMS, encoded by the exons ATGAAGAGCAAAAGCAAAAAGGCTCCAAAAAAGGAAGATACTGCTGAAGATTGGTGCTTTGTGTGTAAAGATGGTGGAAATCTTTTTTTATGTGATCACAA GCAGTGCCCAAAAGCTTATCATTCTCATTGTGTTGAGAAGAATGAATCTTTTATGACAAGCGAAGAATGCTGGAATTGCA ATTGGCATTCTTGCTTCATGTGTGGGAGAAAAGCtcattttcattgctactgTTGTCCAAATGCTCTATGTCGCTTCTGCATTAGTGCTGCCGAGTTTTGCCGTGTTAGAGGGATGAATGGCTTCTGCAATAGTTGTTTAAAGCTTGCAATACTGATAGAAGAAAACATGGATGTTGACTCTGATGGG GAGAAAGTGGACTTTAAAGATCGGGAAACTTATGAAGGTCTTTTTATGGAATATTACAAGATTGttcaggaaaaagaaagatttaAGATAGATGATATCCGTGCTGCTACAGACAGAAAAAAGACGGGAAACTCTGATTCAGATGAATTTGGCAATGATGAAGTAGTGTCTGAatatgaaaaagaagaagaccTTAAACAACATCTTAGCAAGAAGGCATTCAAGGGGAAGCTATCCTGGAAACACAAGAATGCTAGATCGAAAATTATGCAGTTCACTGGTTGGGGATCAACTTCTCTCATTCAGTTTCTGCAATCAATTGGTAAAGATACCACTGAAAAACTATCTGAACGTACTGTGGAGGCAATAATTCATAGATATATTGCAGAGCATAAGCTCTTTCAGCcagagaagaagagaaagataATATGCGACGAGAACTTGCGAAGTATTTTTGGTCGGAAATTTGTTAACAAGAATAGAATTTATGAGTTGTTGGAAGCTCATTATTCTGATAATCTGGAGGATTCAGAAGAGGATGAATGGGAGGAAGAGGAGATGTATTTTGCAGTATACAAGGATAAAGATGCCTCTGTGGCTTGTGGAACAAGAAGAGAgttaaaaaagaagagagagtcCCAAAAACATGATACAGAAttagaaaaggagaaagagtcTGAAAAACATGGTACACTACTCACCGCACCACAAAGTCATTTTGCATCTATTACAGCTGAAAATATTAAGCTTGTATACTTGAGGAAGAGCTTGGTAATAGAACTATTAAAACAACCCAAGTCATTCAAAGATAAGGTGACAGGAAGCATTATACGGGTCAAGTCCGATCCAGATGATTATCGCTGGACAAAAAATTCTCATCAGCTTGTGCAAGTTACAG GAATAAAGGAAACTCCAACTGGAGAAAACAATAACGACATGATCCTTTGCGGGTCAAATATGCCACTAGGGATTCAAATCAGTATGCTATCAGATGGTGACTTCTCACAG GAAGAATGTAATGATTTGAGGCAAAAAGTGAAAGATGGCCTCGTTCAGAAGCTTAGTGTA GTGGAGCTTCAAGAGAAGGCCAGAAGTCTGCATGAGGATATAGCAAACCAT GAAATTTCTAGAGAGCTGAAGATCCTGGATGGACGCATCATTCAAGCAATTGAGAAAGGACGGAGACAAGA ATTATTCGAGCACATGGAAAGAAGGAACCAGTTGCAAACACCGTCAGAACGGTTACGCTTACTAGAATATCATCATGCTGTGATTCCTGAGGAGCTTGAACCTGTTATAGAAGAAATTGGGCATGATCAAAAAGGGGCTGAAATGTCACATGAATCAACATTTTCAATAAATCTCAATTGGAAGTGGGGAGGCAATTGTACATCAA GAGAAAACAAATTTCATGGTCCTCTTTCATGTCAATATGAAAAGCAGAATCTTCCTGAAGTATCTCTCAGTGTATCACCTAATCAATCCGcctcaaaagaaaaagacaacaaAATGATGGCATCAGCACTCGAAGTATCCCCAGAGCCGTCGCTTGCTTGTGAAGATCAATGTAACATGATGCTCCAAGCAGATGCTGAGTTATGTAGTTCTTCTGTAGAAGTCACGAAGCAGAATCTTCCGGAAGAAAATAACAAAGCATTTGAAGTATCCCCAGGGCTGTCACTTGCTTCTGAAGATCAACGTAATGGGATGCTCCAAACAGATGCTGAGTTATGTATTTTGACTGTAGAAGTCACGAAGCAAAATCTTCCGGGAGAAAATAACAAAGCATTTGAAGTATCCCCAGGGTTGTCACTTGCTTCTGAAGATCAATGTAATGGGATGCTCCAAACAGATGCTGAATTATGTATTTCGACTGTAGAAGTCACGAAGCAGAATCTTCCTGAAGTTTCTCTCAGCATATCACCTAATCAGTCTGCCCCGaaagaagaaaataacaaaGCACTTGAAGTATCCCCAGAGCCATCGCTTGCTTCCGAAGATCAATGTAATGTGGTGCTCCAAACAGATGCTGAGTTATGCAGTTCTCCTGTGGAAGTCGCGATGCAGAATCTTCCTCGCGCATCTCTCAGCATATCACCTCGGCAGCCTgcctcaaaagaaaaaaataacaaaacagTAGCATCAGCACATGAAGTATCCCCAAGGCCGTCGGATACTTGTGAAGATGGACAGAATGCAATGCTTCAAGTTGAAACAGATGCTGAGTTAGATGGTTCTGCTGTAGAAGTCACGAAGCAGAATCAAGGGATGGATGCTGAAGGAGCCACATCCAAGAAGACTGTCATTGTGGTGAGTAGTGATGATGAAAGTACTTGGAGTTATGAACCAAGAAAGCAGCATCTCGAGGACCCATATAGCAGAGAATGGCTTATTTTAGGTCCAAATGGTGAAAGGAACGAGGAAAAGTATTCACTTTCATTGCTAAAGCGTTGGAGCGATGCAAGTTCTTATGCATTGAAGTACAAGGCTTGGAAAGAAAATGGAAGTGAAGAACTTGCCATCCCGTTGGCTGATGCTATTAAGAAAGCGTTTATGAGTTGA